Within the Polymorphobacter megasporae genome, the region TGTTGGCGGTGTAGAGCAGGCCGTGCCGGTCGGCGGTCGGCTTCACGTTCTCGACGATGAACTTGCCCGGGGTCAGCAACACTGGCTTGCCGCCGCCCGCCGCGACGGCGTAGAGATGCGCCCAGCCGTCGAGTTCGGCACGGAAGCTGAGCTTGTCGCCAGCCGCCCACGCCAGCCCGACCCCGCCCGGAACGTCGGGAAACGAGCCGTCCAGCGTACGCGGGCTGTGCCAGACCTCGCGGCCTTCGCCGGTGACGGCGTCGGCGACGCGGATCGACCATGGGTGAGGCACGTCGACGAGCATCGGCTCGGGGGCGCCGCCAGCGCCGGGACGCCGAGTGAAGGCGACGCGGCGGCCGTCGGGCGACCACACCGGGTCCTCGTCCTGCCCGGTCGACGGCGTCAGCCACGTCACCGACTTCGCCGCAACGTCGTACACGCCGATAAGATTATGATCACGGCGATGCGAAACGAAGGCCAGCTTCGTGCCGTTCGGCGACCATGTCAGATCGGCATCCTTGCCGGCATCGTAGAACAGCCGCTCGGGCTTGGCCTTGCCGCCGTCGAGCGGGGCGGTCCAGACCTGACCGTCCTTGACGTAAGCCAGCCTGCCGGTTGCCGATAGTTTCGGGTGGTCGCCCTCGGCAACCTTGACCGGTGTGCCACCCGCGGCGAGTGCGGTCCAGATCGTCAGCTTCGGTTGCTCGAGCGCATCGGCGGGGTTCGGCTGGACGCCGCCCTCCGCGGGCCAGTTCGCATCGTGGTCGCCGCCGCGGACCCACGCCAGGCGGATGCCATCGGGCGAGAAGGTCAGCCCGGTCAGCTCCTGCCCGTCGTCGGCGGTGCCGCGCGTCACCTGCCGCGGCGCAAAGCCCGGCGCGGTCGCGGTCCAGACATTGCGGACGCCCTTGACCGTCGTCAGCCATGCGATGCGGTCGCCCTTTTCCGCCGCAACGAGTTCATTGACGAACGGATAGGCGAGCATCGCCTCGAGGCCGGGCGGCGGCGTTTCGGCCGGAAGCGGCATCGCCGCGAGAAGCATCGGCAATGTCGCGAGCCACCAAAACCTGAGCGTCACCGCGCATCCCCCTGCCGTTGCGGCGTAAACCTAGCCGCAGTCATGCAACTGTCAAATACGTCGCCGTCGAAGGCCGAGCCGAGCTTGGCGGGTGCCCGGCGGCGTGCAACATGGTGGCGATAAACCGGCGGTGAGCAGACCATGTCGATCGCGTTGATAGCCCTCGCACTGGCGACGTCCCCGCCCGCGACCGACCGCGATACGAGCGCGTGGTGGGCGACGACGACCGTCTTGTCGAACGATGCGATGGAGGGCCGCGACACCGGCTCGGTGGCATACGAGCGCGCGGCGAAGATCGTTGCCGCGCGGCTGGCGGCGGCTGGGGTCAAGCCGGCGGGTGACAACGGCAGCTGGTTCCAGCGCGTGCCGATGGAGCAAGTCGCGCTGCCGAAGGCCGGGGTTCACATCGCGGTCGACACGACGCCGCTCGCCTTCCTCCACGATATTACCGTCGAGCCGACGGTCGACATGCCGACCAAGCTCGACGCGACGATCGCGTTCCGCGGTTATTGCGGCGCCGCCGTGCTGGGCGATGTCCGGGGCAAGGTCGTCGTCTGCTGGGGGACGCACCGCCCGGGCCTGCCCGATGCGGCGGCGCGGCTCGCGGCGGTACGGACCGCCGGAGCCGCCGGCATCGTCACTGTCGCCGATCCGGGTTTCGCCGTCGAGCCGCCCCGCTGGCCGTTCGCCTATGCGCGGTCGGTCTGGCTCGCCGGGACGACGCCGCGGCACGAGGCGATGCTCGTCGCGGCGCTCAACGTCGCGGCGTTGGGACGCGTCGTCGCCGGTTCGAGCCATGACGCGGCAGCGCTGACCGTTGCGGGCACAATGGGCGAGCCGTTGCCGAGCTTCGACGCGCCGGGGCGTTTCGTCGCGAGCTTTGCCCCGACGCGCAAGTCGCTGACCGCCTCGAATATCATCGGCTTGCTGCCCGGTACGGACGCGGCGCTGGCCAACCAGCATATCGTTTTGTCGGCGCATCTCGACGGCTATGGCTTCGGCGAGCCGGTCGACGGCGATGCGTTGTACAACGGGACGCTCGACGACGCGGCGTATGTCGCGCTGTTGATCCAGCTCGCCGAGCGCCGTCACGGGCATGGCTATCGCCGCCCGGTGATGCTTGCGGCGTTCACCGGCGAGGAGAAGGGGCTGCTCGGGGCACGGTGGTTCGTCGCGCATCCGACGGTGCCGCTCGCGACGATCGCCGCCGACATCAACCTCGACCAGCTCCGCCCGATCTTCCCGCTCGACCTGCTGACGGTCCATGCGCTCGACGACACCACGCTCGGCAACGACGCGCGCGCGGTGGCAGGAGAGATGGGCATTGCCGTGCAGAAAGACCCCGAGCCCGAGCGCAACCTGCTCCGGCGAGCAGATCAGTGGCCGGTCCTCCAGGCGGGCATTCCGGCAACCGCCTTCGTCTTCGGCTATCGCCCGGGAGGCCCGAGCGAGCGCGTCTACCGCCACTGGTACGTCACCGGCTATCACAAGCCGCAGGACGACATCGCCCAGCCGATGGACTGGACCGCTGCCGCACGCTTCAACACCTTCTTCTACCGCCTTGTCGACCGCGTCGCCGACCAGCCCGCGGTCCCGGCGTGGCAGCCGGGAAGTACGCTCAAGCCGTGACGATCGCGCCGAAACGTCAGGTGCTCGCCGCCGTGACGATATCGACCAGCTTACGGCACACCGGCGACATATCGCGATGATGGATAAGCCATAACCGGCTGACCGCGCCGGGGGAGTCGAGCGGAAGATAGACGAGATTGTCGAGGTGCAGCGCCGCCAGCGAGCGGGCCAGCACCGTGATCCCGAAGCCAGCGGCGACCAGGCCGAGCAACGTCGACAGCGCGCCGACCTCCTGCACCACCCGCGGCTCGAACCCGGCGTTCCGGCATAAGTGCGTCAGGTGCTCGTTGAACCCCGATCCAAGTTTGCTTTCGTAAAGCACAAAGGCTTCGTCGACGAGATCGGCGATAGCGAGCGCGGGCGACGATGCGAGCCGATGGTCGGTTCGCATCGCAACCATGATGTCTTCCTCGAGCAGCATGGTCGCGACCAGCGACGGCGGTAGCACCGGCGGCTCGACACCGCGGATGAAGCCGGCATCGAGGCTCCGCTCGGTCAGCCGCTCGACTTGCAGGGCGCGCGGCATCTCGGTCAGGTCGAGGTAGACCGCCGGATACGCCTTGCGGAAGTCGAACATTGCGGTCGACAGCAGCGGCGTCAGCGGTGCCGACGTGATGAAGCCGATAGTCAGCTCGCCGATCTCGCCGCGATCGGCCCGGCGGGCAGTGGCGAAGGCATGATCGGCCTGCGCCAGGGTCTTGCGTGCTTCGTCGAGAAACGCCGTCCCCGCTTCGGTCAAGCGGACACGCCGACTCGTCCGTTCGAACAGTTCGACGCCCAGTTCAGCTTCTAATGCGCGGATTTGCTGGCTTAGCGGCGGTTGCGAGATGCCCAGGCGCTCGGCGGCTCGGCCAAAATGCAGCTCCTCGGCGACACCGACGAAATATCTGAAGTGCCGCAGCTCCACGGATCAAGTCGCCCTTCGTATCGATCATGCTGCATCGAGTATTAGACCGCAGCGCATCATTCTTGCAAAACGCTTTGTCGATCAGCCGCCCGTGCCGGCTTACGTCCCGGCAACCGCGCGGAGCAGGTCTGTAATGGCGTCATGATCAGCATCGTCAAAATCGCCTTGCAGCGGCCTTTGACGTTCATCGTCATGGCTATGCTGATCGCGATCGTCGGCGTTCTCGCCGCGCTGCGGACCCCGGTCGATATCTTTCCCGACATTCGCGTACCGGTGATCGCGGTCGCGTGGACCTACGCCGGCCTGTCCCCCGAAGACATGTCGGGGCGGCTCATCACCCCGTATGAGCGCGTGCTGACGACGACGGTCAACGACATCGAGCATATCGAGAGCCAGTCGCTGCAGGGCATCGGCGTGGTCAAGATCTTCTTCCAGCCGGGTGCCGATATCCGCACCGCGACGGCGCAGGTGACGTCGATCTCGCAGAGCGTGTTGCGCCAGCTTCCCCCGGGGGTCACGCCGCCGCTGATCCTCAATTACAGCGCGTCGACGGTGCCGATCCTGCAGCTCGCGCTGTCGGGCAAGGGCCTAAGCGAGCAGCAGCTTTTCGACATCGGCCAGAATCAGGTCCGGACGAGTCTCGTCACGGTTCCCGGGGCGGCGATCCCCTATCCGTCGGGCGGACGCCAGCGGCAGATCCAGATCGACATCGACCCGCAGGCGCTCCAGTCGAAGGGCCTATCTGCGCAGGATGTCGGCAATGCCATCGCCGCGCAGAACCAGATCAACCCCGCCGGTTTCGCCAAGATCGGCTCGTACCAGTACAGCATTAAGCTCAACAACGCCCCCGACACCATCGCCGGATTGAACGACCTCCCGGTCAAGGTGGTCAACGGCGCGACGATCTACATGCGCGACGTCGCGAACGTCCGCGACGGCAGCGGCCCGCAGACCAATGTCGTCCACGTCGACGGCCGCCGTTCGGTTCTAATGACGGTCCTCAAGAACGGCGCAACCTCGACGCTGGCGATCGTCCAGGGGGTCAAGGACAGCCTGCCCGCGATCGCCGCGACGCTGCCCGACAGCCTCCACATCGTGCCGATCGGTGACCAGTCGGTGTTCGTGAAGGGTGCTGTCACCGGCGTCATCGTCGAGGGCGCGATCGCCGCCGCGCTGACCTCGCTGATGATCCTGCTGTTCCTCGGCTCGTGGCGCTCGACCGTGATCATCGCGCTGTCGATCCCGCTCGCGGTGCTCGCCGCGGTGGCGATGCTCGCGGCGATCGGCGAGACTTTGAACGTCATGACCCTCGGCGGTCTGGCATTGGCGGTCGGCATCCTCGTCGACGACGCGACCGTGACGATCGAGAGCATCGAGTGGCACCTCGAAAAGGGCAAGGCGGTCGTCCCCGCGATCCTCGACGGGGCCGCGCAGATCGTCACCCCGGCGTTCGTCTCATTGCTGTGCATCTGCATCGTCTTCGTGCCGATGTTCTTCCTTCCTGGCGTCGCTGGATTCCTGTTCGTGCCGCTGGCGATGGCGGTGGTGTTCGCGATGATCGCCTCGTTCGTCTTGTCGCGGACGCTGGTGCCGACGATGGCGATGTATCTGCTGCGCGCGCATGCGGTCGGCGAGGATGGGCATGCCGCGGGCAAGCCAGGGTCGCGCAACCCGCTGGTCCGCTTCCAGCGCGGCTTCGAACGGACATTCTCGCGGATCCGCACGAGCTATGGCGGCCTGCTCGGACGCGCGCTTGCGGGACGCGGCATCTTCATGGCCGGGTTCATGGTCGTCGTGCTGGCGTCGTTCCTGCTCGTCCCGTTCCTCGGCAGCAACTTCTTCCCGAGCGTCGACGCCGGGCAGATCACGATGCACGTCCGCGCGCCGATCGGGTCGCGGATCGAGGATACCGCCGCCGAGTTCGACCTGATCCAGCGCCGCCTCCGCCAGCTGATCCCGTCGTCGGAGCTCGCCTCGGTCGTCGACAACATCGGCCTGCCGGTCAGCTCGATCAACACGGTGTATAATAACTCCGGGACGATCGGCTCGCAGGATGGCGACATTCTCGTCGCGCTGACCAAGAAGCATCGGCCAACCGCCGAATATATCGCGCTGCTGCGGCGTCAGCTGCCGAAGGATTTCCCCGGCACGACCTTCGCCTTCCTGCCCGCCGACATCACCAGCCAGATCCTGAACTTCGGCGCGCCCGCGCCGATCGACATCCAGGTGACCGGCAAGAACGCCGCCGCCAACGCGGCGCACGCGGCGCGCATCCTTCGCGCGATCCGCTCGATCCCCGGGCTGGCTGATGCGCGGGTCCAGCAGTCGGCGCGCTCACCGCAGCTCAACATCGACATCGACCGCACCCGGATCGGCCAGTACGGCCTGACCGAGCGCGACGTCACCAACAGCCTGTCGACGACGCTCGCCGGAACTGCGACGTCGGCTCCCGTGTTTTTCCTCAACCCCGACAACGGCGTGTCGTACGCGGTCGTCGCCCAGACTCCCGAATACCGCATCGGTTCGATCGCCGACCTTCAGGGCGTGCCGATTTCCGGCGCAGCCGGCACCGCCGCCCAGACGCTCGGCGGGCTCAGCACCTTCGTACGGAGCAACACGTCGCCGGTTATCAGCCATTACAACATCGCGCCGGTCATCGACATCTTCGGGACGCCGCAAGGTCGCGACCTCGGCTCGGTCGCGAAAGACATCAACGCCGCGATTCACGACCTCGACAAGGTTAAGCCGAAGGGCGTGACAGTGACGCTGCGCGGTCAATATGTGACGATGAACGCCAGTTTCACTGGCCTCGGTTTCGGCATCGTCGCGGCGATTGCGCTGATCTACCTGCTGATCGTCGTCAACTTCCAGAGCTGGGTCGACCCATTCGTCATCATCACCGCACTGCCCGCCGCGCTCGCCGGGATCGTCTGGATGCTGTTCGCGACGGGGACGACGCTGTCGGTCCCGGCGCTGACCGGCGCGATCATGTGCATGGGGGTCGCGACGGCGAACTCGATCCTCGTGGTCAGCTTCGCCCGCGAGCAGCTCGAAGTCCTCGGCGACGCGACCAAGGCGGCACTCGAGGCCGGGATGGTCCGTTTCCGCCCGGTGCTGATGACCGCGCTGGCGATGATCATCGGCATGACGCCGATGGCGCTCGGGCTCGGCGAGGGCGGCGAGCAGAACGCCCCGCTCGGCCGCGCGGTGATCGGCGGGCTGATCTTCGCGACCGTAGCAACGCTGTTCCTCGTGCCGACCATCTTCAGCTTCGTCCACCGGCACGGCCGGGCAAAACATGCCGCACAGGAGCTTGAGCTCGCCAATGCTTGATCCGTCGCATACGCAGTTCGAGCCCGCCCGCACTTCATCCAGTTCGCGGACCCTGAAGCTTGCGGGCGTCGTTGCGGCGATCATCGCGCTGGTGGTCGTTGGCTACGGCATCACTTCGCGCAGCAGCGCCGACCACCAGCTCGTTGCCATCTCCAGCGACGCCGCAATTCCGACGGTCTCGGTCGTCACCCCGACCCGCGGCGACCGTTCGACCGGGCTCGTTCTGCCGGGCAGCGTGCAGGCATATAATAGCGCGCCGATCTATGCCCGGACCAACGGCTATGTCCGGCGCTGGCTGGTCGATATCGGCGACCGGGTCGTCGCCGGGCAGACCCTCGCGATCCTCGATGCCCCTGAAATCGATCAGCAGCTCGCGCAGGCGGAGGCGAACTACCAGACCGCGCTGGCCAACGCCGCGCTCGCCAAGAGCACATCGGTTCGCTGGGTCGCGCTGCGTGCAAAGGATGCAGTGTCGCAGCAGGAGACCGACGAGAAGGCAGGCGATCTCGCATCGAAGAACGCGATCGCCAACGGCGAGCTCGCCAACCTCAAGCGCCTCCGCGCGCTGCAGGGCTTCACCCGGCTGACCGCGCCGTTTGCCGGCACCGTGACGAGCCGTTCGGCGCAGATCGGCGGCCTTGTCAGCTCGGGGACCGCGTCGGCGACGGCGCTGTTCACCGTGTCCGACGTCCACCGCATGCGGGTCTATGTCCGGGTGCCGCAGGGCGCATCGGCGCAGGTTCATACCGGGCTGCACGCGACGATGACTTTGCCCGAATATCCCGGGCGAAGCTTCGACCTCGTGTTGACGCGCAACGCCGGGGCAGTCGATCTTCAATCGGGCACCGTTCTGGTCGAGCTGCAGACCGACAATCCCGGCGGCGCGCTCAAGCCAGGGTCGTATTCGCAGGTAACCTTCCCCATCGCCGCAGCCGGTAACAGTGTCCATCTGCCCGCGAGTGCGCTGATCCTCCGGGCGAATGGCCCGACCGTTGCGCTGGTCGACGGCAATGGGCGCGTCACGCTCAAGCCGGTGACGATCGGCCGCGACGAGGGCAAGCAGGTCGAGATCAGCGCGGGTCTGACGGGCAGCGAGCGCATCATCGACTCGCCGCCCGACGCGTTGGAAAACGGCGACCGGGTCCGCGTCGAAGACCCGAAGGCTGGCCGTGTCCAAAGCTAAAAGTGCTGCGACCGCCGCCGTCCTGACTGCTCTGCTGGCAACCGCAGCGTGTTCGCTGGCGCCGCCGTACCAGCCGCCCGCCACAGTCGCGCCGCCCGCGTACAAGGAGGTTGCCGGCTGGACCGCCGCCGCGCCCGCCGACGCTGCGCCGCGCGGTGCTTGGTGGAGCATGTTCGCCGATCCGGTGCTCGACGACCTCGAGACCCGCGCCGAACAGGCCAGTCCGACGCTTGCCGCCGCCCTCGCGCGCTACGATGCGGCACG harbors:
- a CDS encoding prolyl oligopeptidase family serine peptidase — encoded protein: MTLRFWWLATLPMLLAAMPLPAETPPPGLEAMLAYPFVNELVAAEKGDRIAWLTTVKGVRNVWTATAPGFAPRQVTRGTADDGQELTGLTFSPDGIRLAWVRGGDHDANWPAEGGVQPNPADALEQPKLTIWTALAAGGTPVKVAEGDHPKLSATGRLAYVKDGQVWTAPLDGGKAKPERLFYDAGKDADLTWSPNGTKLAFVSHRRDHNLIGVYDVAAKSVTWLTPSTGQDEDPVWSPDGRRVAFTRRPGAGGAPEPMLVDVPHPWSIRVADAVTGEGREVWHSPRTLDGSFPDVPGGVGLAWAAGDKLSFRAELDGWAHLYAVAAGGGKPVLLTPGKFIVENVKPTADRHGLLYTANTGPDASDDDRRHIYRVDVDGGTTAMLTPGTGLEFLPVPVGSGLAYVAVTGQRPASVHVASAGGDRAIDGAAPYPAASLVVPQRVTFTAADGLTIHGQLFATAGNEKKPAVIFVHGGPPRQMLLGWSYMDYYSNAYAVNQYLAAHGFVVLSVNYRLGIGYGRAFQHPAKGGPAGASEYQDVVAGAKYLQSLPGVDPARIGIWGGSYGGYLTGLALARNSDIFKAGVDLHGVHDWSRLLYEEAAPAKRYEQGDWLELVKTAFTSSPDADVATWKSPVLLIQGDDDRNVRFNQTIDLARRLDAVGVPYDELVLPNEIHGFLRYDSWLKADSATVRFLEAKLKP
- a CDS encoding M28 family peptidase, which translates into the protein MSIALIALALATSPPATDRDTSAWWATTTVLSNDAMEGRDTGSVAYERAAKIVAARLAAAGVKPAGDNGSWFQRVPMEQVALPKAGVHIAVDTTPLAFLHDITVEPTVDMPTKLDATIAFRGYCGAAVLGDVRGKVVVCWGTHRPGLPDAAARLAAVRTAGAAGIVTVADPGFAVEPPRWPFAYARSVWLAGTTPRHEAMLVAALNVAALGRVVAGSSHDAAALTVAGTMGEPLPSFDAPGRFVASFAPTRKSLTASNIIGLLPGTDAALANQHIVLSAHLDGYGFGEPVDGDALYNGTLDDAAYVALLIQLAERRHGHGYRRPVMLAAFTGEEKGLLGARWFVAHPTVPLATIAADINLDQLRPIFPLDLLTVHALDDTTLGNDARAVAGEMGIAVQKDPEPERNLLRRADQWPVLQAGIPATAFVFGYRPGGPSERVYRHWYVTGYHKPQDDIAQPMDWTAAARFNTFFYRLVDRVADQPAVPAWQPGSTLKP
- a CDS encoding LysR substrate-binding domain-containing protein, with protein sequence MELRHFRYFVGVAEELHFGRAAERLGISQPPLSQQIRALEAELGVELFERTSRRVRLTEAGTAFLDEARKTLAQADHAFATARRADRGEIGELTIGFITSAPLTPLLSTAMFDFRKAYPAVYLDLTEMPRALQVERLTERSLDAGFIRGVEPPVLPPSLVATMLLEEDIMVAMRTDHRLASSPALAIADLVDEAFVLYESKLGSGFNEHLTHLCRNAGFEPRVVQEVGALSTLLGLVAAGFGITVLARSLAALHLDNLVYLPLDSPGAVSRLWLIHHRDMSPVCRKLVDIVTAAST
- a CDS encoding efflux RND transporter permease subunit; translation: MISIVKIALQRPLTFIVMAMLIAIVGVLAALRTPVDIFPDIRVPVIAVAWTYAGLSPEDMSGRLITPYERVLTTTVNDIEHIESQSLQGIGVVKIFFQPGADIRTATAQVTSISQSVLRQLPPGVTPPLILNYSASTVPILQLALSGKGLSEQQLFDIGQNQVRTSLVTVPGAAIPYPSGGRQRQIQIDIDPQALQSKGLSAQDVGNAIAAQNQINPAGFAKIGSYQYSIKLNNAPDTIAGLNDLPVKVVNGATIYMRDVANVRDGSGPQTNVVHVDGRRSVLMTVLKNGATSTLAIVQGVKDSLPAIAATLPDSLHIVPIGDQSVFVKGAVTGVIVEGAIAAALTSLMILLFLGSWRSTVIIALSIPLAVLAAVAMLAAIGETLNVMTLGGLALAVGILVDDATVTIESIEWHLEKGKAVVPAILDGAAQIVTPAFVSLLCICIVFVPMFFLPGVAGFLFVPLAMAVVFAMIASFVLSRTLVPTMAMYLLRAHAVGEDGHAAGKPGSRNPLVRFQRGFERTFSRIRTSYGGLLGRALAGRGIFMAGFMVVVLASFLLVPFLGSNFFPSVDAGQITMHVRAPIGSRIEDTAAEFDLIQRRLRQLIPSSELASVVDNIGLPVSSINTVYNNSGTIGSQDGDILVALTKKHRPTAEYIALLRRQLPKDFPGTTFAFLPADITSQILNFGAPAPIDIQVTGKNAAANAAHAARILRAIRSIPGLADARVQQSARSPQLNIDIDRTRIGQYGLTERDVTNSLSTTLAGTATSAPVFFLNPDNGVSYAVVAQTPEYRIGSIADLQGVPISGAAGTAAQTLGGLSTFVRSNTSPVISHYNIAPVIDIFGTPQGRDLGSVAKDINAAIHDLDKVKPKGVTVTLRGQYVTMNASFTGLGFGIVAAIALIYLLIVVNFQSWVDPFVIITALPAALAGIVWMLFATGTTLSVPALTGAIMCMGVATANSILVVSFAREQLEVLGDATKAALEAGMVRFRPVLMTALAMIIGMTPMALGLGEGGEQNAPLGRAVIGGLIFATVATLFLVPTIFSFVHRHGRAKHAAQELELANA
- a CDS encoding efflux RND transporter periplasmic adaptor subunit, which produces MLDPSHTQFEPARTSSSSRTLKLAGVVAAIIALVVVGYGITSRSSADHQLVAISSDAAIPTVSVVTPTRGDRSTGLVLPGSVQAYNSAPIYARTNGYVRRWLVDIGDRVVAGQTLAILDAPEIDQQLAQAEANYQTALANAALAKSTSVRWVALRAKDAVSQQETDEKAGDLASKNAIANGELANLKRLRALQGFTRLTAPFAGTVTSRSAQIGGLVSSGTASATALFTVSDVHRMRVYVRVPQGASAQVHTGLHATMTLPEYPGRSFDLVLTRNAGAVDLQSGTVLVELQTDNPGGALKPGSYSQVTFPIAAAGNSVHLPASALILRANGPTVALVDGNGRVTLKPVTIGRDEGKQVEISAGLTGSERIIDSPPDALENGDRVRVEDPKAGRVQS